The candidate division Zixibacteria bacterium HGW-Zixibacteria-1 DNA segment TAAATTTTCCCAAGGACATAATTCCCAAGCGGTAAGCTTCTGGCTTTGAGTTTGCTCAGAACAACAAGATTTTTGGGGAGTGTAAGTGTCCAACTCTCTACCGCGAGAGCCGATTCGTCCAGCTGTTCCCCACTGTTAATGATCTCGTCTGTGAGTGTGGTAAAATTGAGGCGTTTGATTGCGGCATGAATGTAGTTTTGCTTCTTGGCAGGTGTATTGCGCGTTATCAGAATCGCCGGGAATGTGGCGGCATTTTCAAATACAGGGAGTTCCCCGAAGTCGATGATTTGATGGAGTGTCGTCCTGCTTGCCAAAAAGCTGCGGAGCGGTTTTCCATAATTTGTCCGCATAAATTTGTTGGAAACTATGTAACCAAATAGTCCCTTTAGTTTAAGAATTTTGTGTGCCTTTTCAATAAAGTAAGTGTAAAGATCGGCTGTGCTAGCGTAAGTCTCAAAGTGATTTTGTACATAATTTTTGAACATCGCGCCAAGGGATTCTTGGCGAACATAAGGCGGATTCCCAACGACAGCATCAAAGCCGCCGCGCTTCATCACAACAGGGAATGCGTCCTCGAAGTTCATCGGGTTGAGTTTGCGTTCCTCTTCCTGGGGGAAAAGCTGTCCATCCAGGATATCCGTTCCGATTAGGGAATTGCCGCAGACGATATTCTTATTGAGTGGCGGCAATAAAGTCTCGTGAAACTCCAACTGGTGCGATTGAGCGCTGGCCTCAGTCTCTTCCTGCAGAAGTTTCAGGTAAAGGGAGAGCTGGCAGACTTCAACGGCCTGGGCGTCGATATCCACGCCGTAGATATTATTCAGCAGGATTTCCCGCTTCTTGCGCAACGAAAGGTAGAGTTTGCCGTCGCGCTTGATGCAATCGCCCTTGCGTGCTTTTTTGGGGTTTTCGTTGTAATAGTGGCCATGATACTTAAGCAGCAGGTCGAAGACACCCAGCAGGAACGATCCACTGCCGCAGGCGATGTCGGCAAAACGCATCTCCGCGATTTCTTTGGGTGTCTTACCGGCAATAAGTTTGCCAACAGTGTTATCGACGATATAGCGGACGATATATTCTGGCGTGTAATAGACGCCGCCGGCTTTGCGAACTTCCGGTTTCTCCTGGACAGTAGCTCGCTTGTTGGTGGCTACAATGACCTTGCCAAGAAAGCGTTCATAAATTGATCCGAGAATGTGGATCGGAATTGCGTTGAAATCATAGGGCGAATTGGTGTAGGCCAGACCTTCGCAAATATCGGCAAAGGCCGTGTCATCCACCCGAAACTTTGGGCTGTCGAGGAGGTCATGGCGTTTGTAGACGATGCCATTATAAATGCTGTCGAGGCGGCGACTGGTTGCGACAAAATCACCCCATACGGTACCCTTTTCGCCGAAGGATTCAACGAGTCGTTTCGGTTCGATCCCTTTGTCTTCGAGAAAGCGAAGGAAGACGAGGCGGTCGAGGGTGCGTTGGGCCAGTTCAGTCAGTGTTTCGCTGTTTAGCTCCGGGTTTCTGTTCTTAAAGGTGCGGGCCAGGGACGTGCGATACCCGTCCAGTTCACCAAGAAACGATTCATCGATGCTTTGGTAACCACCGGGAAACAGACCGCGTTGTATGGCCTTGCCACGCGGTTTGGGAAGTTCTTTGGCGCGTTTATCTATCGACCCGTCATCAACAGCCTCGCGCGAAAATAGCCAGTAGATTTCCGCAAGCTTCTCACTATTCGTATAATCGGTATAATGGAACTTCTTGATTGCCCGATCCAAGGTGGTTCCCAGGTCGGGGCGAAAACGGCAATCGATGATGTGGAGCTGCTCAAAATCGGTGAGGACGGCAAGGGGGATGTTGCTATTCCAGCCGTAACGGATCAACTGAAAATAATTTTCAACAGTCGCAAGTTCTCCGGCCGGTTTCT contains these protein-coding regions:
- a CDS encoding restriction endonuclease subunit R produces the protein MELLMAGTRPMSQIDIALEKIGVLVGDFQSHESHYKSATYLEAEARKDFIDKFWIAFGWDVNHEQQTNPYEQEVKVERGVTVGGIQRRADYAFYLKPNYHDVRFLVEAKKPAGELATVENYFQLIRYGWNSNIPLAVLTDFEQLHIIDCRFRPDLGTTLDRAIKKFHYTDYTNSEKLAEIYWLFSREAVDDGSIDKRAKELPKPRGKAIQRGLFPGGYQSIDESFLGELDGYRTSLARTFKNRNPELNSETLTELAQRTLDRLVFLRFLEDKGIEPKRLVESFGEKGTVWGDFVATSRRLDSIYNGIVYKRHDLLDSPKFRVDDTAFADICEGLAYTNSPYDFNAIPIHILGSIYERFLGKVIVATNKRATVQEKPEVRKAGGVYYTPEYIVRYIVDNTVGKLIAGKTPKEIAEMRFADIACGSGSFLLGVFDLLLKYHGHYYNENPKKARKGDCIKRDGKLYLSLRKKREILLNNIYGVDIDAQAVEVCQLSLYLKLLQEETEASAQSHQLEFHETLLPPLNKNIVCGNSLIGTDILDGQLFPQEEERKLNPMNFEDAFPVVMKRGGFDAVVGNPPYVRQESLGAMFKNYVQNHFETYASTADLYTYFIEKAHKILKLKGLFGYIVSNKFMRTNYGKPLRSFLASRTTLHQIIDFGELPVFENAATFPAILITRNTPAKKQNYIHAAIKRLNFTTLTDEIINSGEQLDESALAVESWTLTLPKNLVVLSKLKARSLPLGNYVLGKIYRGILTGFDKAFLIDDATCEKLIAEDANSAMVLKRYGIGDDVRNYAIRDSQRWLIFFPRGWTNKNRPPKVSAWSWISKEFPAIANHLEPYAKDASKRCDQGEYWWELRACTYYDDFERPKIVWPEIAKEARFAFDTDFLFLNKTCFICPVDDKYLLGLLNSKVIWFFLKNTCSVLGDADKAGRLLQQKIYLEQVPIRELNLRVKDEKTRHDEMVSKVEAMLEAKKQLAKAQTDKDKTYYENKCISLDRQIDRLVYDLYDLTEDEIKLVEESTKSA